A window of the Podarcis raffonei isolate rPodRaf1 chromosome 4, rPodRaf1.pri, whole genome shotgun sequence genome harbors these coding sequences:
- the PDCL3 gene encoding phosducin-like protein 3, with product MQDPNADTEWNDILRKKGILPPKEKLKEQEQAEEEREQQIIQQKSVVKTYEDMTLEELEENEDEFSEEDERAMEMYRQQRLAELKALQAKNKFGHVLEISGQDYIQEITKAGKDIWVILHLYKQGIPLCALINQHLNGLARKFPDVKFVKAISTTCIPNYPDRNLPTIFVYLGGDIKAQFIGPLVFGGMNLTSDELEWKISESGAIKTDLEENPRKQIQDQLMTSIRCSVPARREESDPEDD from the exons ATGCAG GATCCTAATGCGGACACAGAATGGAATGACATCTTACGTAAAAAAGGCATTCTTCCTCCAAAAGAAAAGCTGAAGGAGCAAGAACAAGCTGAAGAGGAAAGGGAGCAGCAGATAATCCAGCAAAAATCTGTTG TGAAAACATATGAAGACATGACCCTGGAAGAACttgaagaaaatgaagatgaATTCAGTGAGGAAGATGAACGGGCTATGGAAATGTACAG GCAGCAAAGGCTAGCTGAATTGAAAGCCTTGCAAGCAAAGAATAAATTTGGACACGTTTTAGAGATCTCGGGACAGGATTACATCCAAGAAATTACCAAAGCTGGCAAGGATATATGGGTGATACTACACCTGTACAAGCAAGG tattcCCCTTTGTGCCTTGATAAATCAACACTTAAACGGACTTGCAAGGAAGTTCCCTGATGTCAAGTTTGTCAAAGCCATTTCGACAACCTGCATACCCAACTATCCAGATAGAAACCTCCCCACAATCTTCGTCTACCTTGGAGGGGACATCAAGGCCCAATTTATTGGACCCCTGGTGTTTGGAGGCATGAACCTGACAAGTGATG AATTGGAGTGGAAGATTTCTGAGTCGGGCGCCATCAAGACAGACCTGGAGGAGAACCCCAGGAAGCAGATCCAGGACCAGCTGATGACTTCCATCAGGTGCTCTGTCCcagcaaggagggaggaaagtgACCCAGAAGATGACTAA
- the LOC128411787 gene encoding histone H2A, sperm-like: protein MSGRGKKPAKPATKEQKNKSARAGLQFPVGRIGRLLRRGRYAERVGVGASVYMAAVLEYLTAELLELAGNAAHENKRQRIGPRHIQLAIRSDDELNKLFAHVTIAEGGVLPHINALLLPKKTAPSSVPQEEPYKGT, encoded by the coding sequence ATGTCTGGGCGTGGCAAGAAGCCTGCAAAGCCTGCAACCAAGGAACAAAAAAACAAGAGTGCAAGAGCTGGCTTGCAGTTCCCAGTGGGCCGCATTGGACGTCTTTTGAGGCGGGGTCGGTATGCAGAAAGAGTGGGTGTTGGCGCCTCGGTGTACATGGCTGCTGTGTTGGAATATCTGACTGCAGAGCTACTGGAGCTGGCGGGAAATGCTGCTCACGAGAACAAGAGGCAGCGAATTGGGCCACGCCACATCCAGTTGGCGATCAGAAGCGATGATGAGTTGAACAAGCTGTTTGCACATGTGACCATTGCGGAAGGTGGAGTTCTCCCCCACATCAATGCTCTCCTTCTTCCCAAGAAAACAGCACCGTCCTCTGTTCCCCAGGAGGAACCTTATAAGGGGACCTGA